Proteins encoded in a region of the Candidatus Margulisiibacteriota bacterium genome:
- a CDS encoding Bro-N domain-containing protein codes for MPKKRKTRQPFENNKIRAAWNEEEREWYFSVVDIIKATLGDPNPCNYWNEILKPRLRQEKCSVVENCNQLKTQAEDGKFYKTDVASTEQLLRMIQSVPSPKAEPFKLWLAMVGAERMKEAIALELTISRALTTYLKEGHNGELIIKKVQKMQKDQELPLERQAKDQKPGLKYALLSNEIARACLSAEEHKKCKSLRKDNQSGNMKTLDKLLSKLSETTMTTLSRRLTYNNVLQILNRDANINSGADERPEEIGGEKSPITHEGVVDFTKVLGAIIDSVDEDKKNKKSQKARR; via the coding sequence AAAATAATAAAATCCGCGCGGCCTGGAACGAGGAAGAAAGAGAATGGTATTTTTCAGTTGTCGATATCATTAAAGCTACGCTAGGCGATCCTAATCCATGCAATTATTGGAATGAAATATTAAAACCCAGGCTGAGGCAGGAAAAGTGTTCTGTGGTTGAGAATTGCAACCAGCTGAAAACCCAGGCGGAGGACGGCAAATTTTATAAAACTGATGTGGCCAGCACCGAGCAGCTTTTGCGAATGATACAGTCCGTTCCCTCGCCTAAAGCCGAGCCGTTCAAGCTTTGGCTGGCTATGGTCGGCGCGGAGCGCATGAAAGAAGCCATCGCTCTGGAGCTGACTATAAGCCGCGCGCTGACGACGTACTTAAAAGAAGGCCATAACGGCGAGTTGATCATCAAGAAAGTGCAGAAAATGCAAAAGGATCAAGAACTACCGCTTGAACGCCAGGCCAAAGACCAAAAGCCAGGTTTAAAGTATGCCCTTTTGTCGAACGAGATAGCTAGAGCTTGCTTGTCTGCCGAAGAACATAAAAAATGCAAAAGTTTGAGAAAAGATAACCAGAGCGGCAACATGAAAACTCTGGATAAATTGTTAAGCAAGTTGTCGGAAACCACAATGACCACATTATCCAGGAGGCTCACTTATAATAATGTCCTGCAGATACTGAACAGAGATGCCAACATTAACAGCGGCGCTGATGAAAGACCGGAAGAGATCGGCGGTGAGAAATCGCCTATTACACACGAAGGTGTTGTGGATTTCACCAAAGTTTTGGGCGCGATCATTGACAGCGTAGACGAGGATAAAAAAAATAAAAAAAGCCAAAAAGCCAGACGCTAA
- a CDS encoding transglycosylase SLT domain-containing protein — protein MDGASVVAALIVVCFFVTMDFRLFQPKNPMRDTTIFTSPATSALPAQSAPTPQAAQPAVSPPDAQAVPDYSAFTYQFVGYDRMDALIRKYNADLSQLEVDKIKMSINLYSREKNIDPRLTLALMARESRFDPLAVSSSGAVGLGQIMPMNYEELGISNPNDIDQNVRGTIYYFRQKLDEWSGNSRQLELGLASYLRGSGDIRRTNEQLDAHAQSYVDEILRIRASV, from the coding sequence ATGGATGGGGCTTCCGTAGTAGCGGCGCTGATTGTCGTTTGTTTTTTTGTCACAATGGACTTTCGGCTGTTTCAGCCGAAAAACCCTATGCGTGACACGACGATTTTCACTAGCCCGGCAACCAGTGCGTTGCCGGCGCAATCCGCGCCAACTCCTCAGGCCGCTCAGCCGGCTGTTTCGCCGCCCGACGCGCAGGCTGTGCCGGATTATTCCGCTTTTACTTATCAATTTGTGGGATATGACCGCATGGACGCGCTGATCCGCAAGTACAATGCTGATCTCTCTCAGCTGGAAGTGGATAAGATCAAGATGTCGATCAATTTATACAGCCGCGAAAAAAATATTGATCCGCGTTTGACGCTGGCGTTAATGGCGCGCGAGTCGCGTTTTGATCCTTTGGCCGTGTCGTCCAGCGGCGCGGTGGGGCTGGGGCAGATCATGCCGATGAATTACGAGGAATTGGGCATTTCCAATCCCAACGACATTGACCAAAATGTGCGCGGCACTATTTATTATTTTCGCCAAAAGCTTGACGAGTGGTCTGGCAATTCGCGGCAGCTGGAATTAGGCCTGGCTTCGTACCTGCGCGGCAGCGGTGATATTCGCCGCACCAATGAACAGCTTGACGCGCACGCCCAGTCTTACGTCGACGAGATTTTGCGTATCCGCGCGTCAGTATAA